From the genome of Nicotiana sylvestris chromosome 2, ASM39365v2, whole genome shotgun sequence, one region includes:
- the LOC138886443 gene encoding uncharacterized protein produces the protein MQFGYEVPNLQQFAIRVQSLTCSSSGCGRNWSVYEHIHTKKRNRLELKKLNDLVFVKYNRTLARRYKARNIIDPILLDNIDEANEWLTGGPENHEEEEVFEGEGLTFGHVAMASGVEENVYGFRGSTLRSKERISTSTCTRRTLINEASDEEDDDQYNNSNMMTLQEFGDLVEE, from the exons ATGCAATTTGGTTATGAAGTTCCAAACTTGCAACAATTTGCTATTAGAGTTCAAAGCTTAACTTGTAGCTCATCCGGATGCGGGAGAAATTGGAGTGTTTATGAACAT ATTCATACTAAGAAGAGGAACAGGCTTGAGCTAAAGAAACTCAATGATCTCGTGTTCGTAAAATATAATAGAACATTGGCTCGTCGTTACAAAGCTCGCAATATCATTGATCCAATTTTATTGGATAACATTGATGAAGCAAATGAATGGTTAACCGGAGGCCCCGAAaatcatgaagaagaagaagtgttTGAAGGAGAAGGTCTCACTTTTGGTCATGTTGCTATGGCAAGTGGAGTTGAAGAGAATGTTTATGGTTTTAGGGGAAGTACTTTAAGGAGCAAAGAAAGAATATCTACAAGTACATGTACAAGAAGAACCCTAATTAATGAAGCCTccgatgaagaagatgatgacCAATATAATAACTCGAACATGATGACACTTCAAGAGTTTGGAGATCTTGTTGAAGAATAG